Proteins encoded together in one Vigna angularis cultivar LongXiaoDou No.4 chromosome 5, ASM1680809v1, whole genome shotgun sequence window:
- the LOC108319624 gene encoding uncharacterized protein LOC108319624, producing the protein MSGGFFRGTSADQDTRFSNKQAKLMKSQKFAPELEHLVDMTKVNMEVIKPWVTRRVTEFLGFEDEVLINFIHSLLDAKEVNGKEVQIQITGFMEKNTGKFMKELWTLLLSAQKNASGVPQQFLDAKEEELLKKKAENDRITSEIQRKKDKEGRDILEERFKKLDGGFDSKDKDTASAPNSKSKDSGYDRDGKEPEKRNGVRARSRLSRSPHSPAVSTSPHRGSPSRSMSKSFSNSRSYSGGRHRSKSMSRSPTARGRSPSFEKIHRSPQRRSISPHRHSPRRFPHRRSLYLRRRSGSRSSYKSPSPIRRRIHSPVHRSSPSYRRRRSPSLVRRRRSPSPVRRRRSPSPVRRRWSPSPMRRRRSPSPGRRHRSPLVRRRRSPSPDRHHRSPSLGRRHRSPSPGHKHRSPSPLGMWRSPGHRHRSPSPLGPRRSPSPRRRRSPVTRHRSPSPVRRVPPISARNRSESPMQSPSPIQRRYGSRTPPHSPSPLRRRSPIPSKNRSPSISPQRSPRDEWSSQSPIRHVSTSPNRKSSQRQQRSPMQSSIRRVRSSPVGSVRRGKALNYKSQESMSTPEKSPNRSVSAEARSETSSEGRSPHGNTMKQREKLSNKRSLSPLKKQRTHKSSHESPQTRDEAEETYYSRERRDPKVNSSHKIVRHSPASTRKGSPAKYGHEDEFSPERDAGHPASEHNNDWSKKDQEIKRDKSAGKGNEFLSQQKPSVNKETFSREKPRESVDIKKSDDKDQSRSNYAKSSDRHQKSEATPYLVGRDDIGNQSASHDSVSEESGKHRREGKNRKRHKRSEKKYASSDEDYSYDSEIEDRKEAKKRRKEEKKLRKEDKRRRREERRRRREERRAEKLKLKSKTDNISDDEEAGRDYHQSDGEETPSEQKKLEIELRNKALESLKAKRGINN; encoded by the exons ATGTCGGGAGGTTTCTTTCGA GGCACATCCGCGGACCAGGACACTCGGTTTTCGAACAAGCAAGCCAAGCTGATGAAATCACAGAAGTTTGCACCGGAATTGGAGCATCTG GTGGACATGACGAAGGTGAATATGGAAGTAATTAAGCCTTGGGTCACCAGAAGGGTGACCGAGTTTCTTGGTTTCGAGGATGAAGTGCTTATTAACTTCATACACAGTCTTCTGGATGCTAAG GAAGTGAACGGGAAGGAAGTTCAAATACAAATTACTGGATTTATGGAAAAGAACACTGGAAAGTTCATGAAAGAACTTTGGACACTTCTTCTCAGTGCACAGAAAAATGCCAGTGGTGTTCCTCAGCAGTTCTTGGATGCCAAGGAAGAAGAACTTTTGAAGAAGAAG GCTGAAAATGATCGGATAACCAGTGAAATTCAGAGGAAAAAGGATAAGGAAGGTAGAGATATTTTGGAAGAGAGGTTTAAGAAACTG GACGGTGGATTTGATTCCAAGGATAAGGATACTGCATCAGCTCCAAATTCAAAGTCGAAGGATTCAGGATATGATCGAGATGGGAAGGAACCTGAAAAGAGGAATGGTGTCAGGGCAAGGAGCAG ACTTTCTAGGTCCCCACATTCACCTGCAGTTTCTACTTCACCTCATCG AGGCTCACCCTCAAGGTCAATGAGcaaatcattttcaaattccCGAAGTTATTCAGG TGGTAGACACAGGTCAAAAAGTATGTCTAGGTCTCCAACAGCTCGAGGACGCTCTCCTTCTTTTGAAAAGATTCACCGTTCTCCACAAAGACGATCTATTTCTCCTCATCGGCATTCACCACGACGTTTTCCTCATAGGAGGTCACTTTATTTGAGGAGAAGATCCGGATCTCGCTCAAGCTACAAATCTCCTTCTCCTATACGACGTAGAATTCATTCACCAGTGCACCGAAGTTCACCTTCTTATCGACGTCGGAGGTCACCTTCACTGGTGCGACGACGAAGGTCACCTTCACCGGTGCGACGACGGAGATCACCTTCTCCAGTGCGACGACGTTGGTCACCTTCTCCAATGCGACGACGCAGGTCTCCTTCTCCTGGGAGAAGACATAGATCTCCTTTGGTACGACGACGTAGATCTCCATCTCCTGATCGTCATCATAGATCACCGTCTCTTGGTCGTCGTCATAGATCACCATCCCCAGGGCACAAACATAGATCCCCATCACCTCTTGGAATGTGGAGATCACCCGGTCACAGACATAGATCACCATCACCTCTTGGACCAAGAAGATCACCTTCACCTAGACGACGAAGATCACCTGTCACTCGGCATAGATCACCTTCTCCAGTCCGTCGAGTTCCACCAATCAGTGCTCGGAATAGATCAGAATCTCCCATGCAATCCCCCTCCCCAATACAACGAAGGTATGGTAGTAGAACTCCTCCACACTCACCATCCCCATTGCGACGCAGATCACCTATTCCTAGCAAGAATAGATCTCCAAGTATCTCCCCTCAGAGGTCTCCTCGAGATGAATGGAGTTCTCAGTCTCCAATACGACATGTTTCAACCTCTCCAAATAGGAAAAGTTCTCAAAGACAACAAAGAAGTCCCATGCAGTCTTCTATAAGGAGAGTCAG gAGTAGCCCTGTGGGGTCTGTACGAAGAGGCAAAGCTTTGAACTATAAATCACAAGAGTCAATGTCCACTCCGGAGAAATCTCCAAATCGATCTGTATCTGCAGAAGCAAGGAGTGAGACCAGCAGTGAAGGTAGAAG TCCTCATGGGAACACTATgaaacaaagagaaaagttaTCCAATAAAAGAAGCTTGAGTCCTTTAAAGAAACAAAGAACCCATAAATCTAGCCATGAAAGCCCACAGACTAGAGATGAAGCAGAAGAAACATACTATTCCAG AGAAAGGAGAGATCCTAAAGTAAACTCATCACACAAGATAGTAAGACACTCACCAGCTAGTACGAGAAAAGGTTCACCTGCAAAATATGGTCATGAGGATGAGTTCTCTCCTGAGAGGGATGCAGGTCATCCAGCTTCTGAACATAACAATGATTGGAGTAAGAAAGACCAGGAAATAAAACG GGATAAGTCTGCTGGAAAAGGCAATGAATTTCTTTCTCAACAAAAGCCCTCAGTTAACAAGGAAACTTTTTCGAGGGAGAAGCCTCGTGAATCTGTAGATATTAAAAAATCAGATGACAAGGACCAATCCCGTTCAAATTATGCCAAAAGTAGTGATCGGCACCAGAAATCAGAAGCCACTCCATATTTAGTTGGAAGAGATGATATTGGCAATCAGAGTGCTTCACATGATTCTGTTTCTGAGGAAAGTGGTAAGCATAGACGAGAGGGCAAGAACAGGAAAAGGCATAAAAGGTCTGAGAAAAAATATGCGTCTTCTGACGAGGATTATAGTTATGATTCTGAGATAGAGGACAGGAAAGAGGCTAAGAAGAGGagaaaggaggagaagaagttGCGGAAGGAGGATAAGCGTAGAAGACGGGAAGAGAGGCGTCGCAGAAGGGAAGAACGACGTGCAGAGAAGCTGAAGCTGAAAAGTAAAACAGACAATATTTCAGATGACGAGGAAGCTGGACGAGATTATCATCAAAGTGATGGTGAAGAGACACCATCTGAGCAAAAGAAGCTTGAGATTGAATTGCGGAATAAGGCTCTTGAATCCCTCAAAGCAAAGAGGGGCATCAATAATTAA
- the LOC108319625 gene encoding protein PLASTID TRANSCRIPTIONALLY ACTIVE 16, chloroplastic, whose translation MTPTLTSNSSLLTTTPHSRFTLRNPRLRVFAKKSGSFPSFGLGKPKDDSSSPDDKDTSSNSNPFRLDFGKIPDVTSLIPVPTNNSSPGFSFGNPRRKDPSTVFVAGATGQAGIRIAQTLLREGFSVRAGVSELGSAQELARLAAQYKIISNEQAKRLNAVQSSFDNADSIAKAIGNASKVVVTISSAENGPTAEVSASDALQVVQAAQLAGVGHVAVIYDENGVGASTYNVLDGLSSFFNNLFSRSQPLTIQEFLQKVIETDVKYTFIKTSLTDDFAPESSYNVVVLGEGNTSANDYKVAKSKIASLVADVFANTEVAENKVVKVYSDPNAPLKRVDELFSPIPEDGRRKAYAEMQEKAKAEEAARVAAEKASEAAESAKKLEQEVKKLSQQEALAANLAQEAQEKAEAAGASVENLLNKAKDFGAGFSWEKLSSQITTSIQNPDEDEKPKVQLATVRGQAKARNLAPNKAVVKQTPPRRAASKPKEEKPKKEETAKEVRNVFGGLFKQETIYVDDD comes from the exons ATGACTCCCACTCTTACGTCCAATTCATCCCTCCTAACCACAACCCCCCATTCAAGGTTCACCCTCCGGAACCCAAGGCTCAGAGTCTTCGCCAAGAAGTCTGGATCATTCCCATCATTTGGGCTTGGCAAACCCAAAGATGATTCATCTTCTCCTGATGACAAAGATACCTCTTCCAATTCCAACCCTTTTCGTTTAGACTTTGGAAAGATACCCGATGTCACTTCCTTGATCCCAGTTCCAACCAACAATTCTTCGCCAGGCTTTTCATTTGGAAATCCAAGGCGCAAAGATCCTTCAACCGTCTTCGTTGCTGGCGCCACAGGGCAGGCTGGTATTCGCATTGCACAGACGCTTCTTAGGGAAGGTTTCAGTGTTCGGGCTGGAGTCTCCGAACTTGGCTCTGCACAGGAATTGGCTCGTCTTGCTGCTCAATACAAG ATTATATCAAATGAGCAGGCAAAGCGTTTGAATGCTGTGCAATCAAGCTTTGACAACGCTGACTCAATAGCCAAAGCCATAGGCAACGCCAGCAAAGTGGTTGTCACCATTAGTTCCGCAGAGAACGGTCCAACAGCAGAGGTGTCGGCATCAGACGCATTGCAAGTGGTTCAGGCAGCACAGTTGGCCGGAGTTGGCCACGTGGCTGTCATCTACGACGAGAACGGCGTTGGGGCCTCAACCTACAATGTACTGGACGGtctctcctccttcttcaaCAATCTCTTCTCTCGGTCTCAACCCTTGACCATACAAGAGTTCCTACAGAAAGTTATTGAAACTGACGTCAAATACACCTTCATCAAGACAAGTTTGACCGATGATTTCGCACCCGAAAGTTCCTACAATGTGGTCGTCTTGGGCGAGGGAAACACTAGTGCGAACGACTATAAA GTAGCGAAGTCCAAGATTGCATCGTTGGTGGCTGATGTCTTCGCCAATACTGAGGTAGCAGAAAACAAG GTCGTGAAAGTGTACTCGGATCCGAATGCCCCTTTGAAGCGTGTGGATGAACTTTTTAG TCCTATTCCCGAGGATGGAAGAAGGAAAGCCTATGCTGAAATGCAGGAGAAAGCAAAGGCAGAGGAGGCGGCAAGAGTGGCTGCAGAAAAAGCCAGTGAAGCAGCTGAATCAGCAAAGAAGTTGGAACAAGAGGTGAAAAAGCTTTCGCAGCAAGAAGCACTGGCTGCTAATCTGGCCCAAGAGGCACAAGAGAAGGCAGAGGCAGCTGGAGCCTCGGTGGAAAACCTCTTGAACAAGGCAAAAGACTTTGGTGCAGGGTTTTCCTGGGAAAAGTTGAGCTCACAGATTACTACTTCAATCCAAAACCCTGATGAGGATGAGAAACCAAAGGTTCAGCTAGCCACGGTAAGGGGACAGGCCAAGGCTCGGAACCTGGCGCCAAACAAAGCCGTGGTTAAACAAACTCCTCCGAGAAGAGCTGCTAGTAAACCAAAGGAGGAAAAACCGAAGAAGGAAGAGACAGCAAAAGAGGTGAGAAATGTATTTGGTGGCCTGTTCAAACAAGAGACTATCTATGTTGATGATGACTAG
- the LOC108319617 gene encoding transcriptional regulator TAC1 produces MESDHDQQAAISENPSDGEDQGATHVTSRSYECNFCRRGFSNAQALGGHMNIHRKDKAKLKQQQSSNQPSLDKVIPPQDQTKSGEERNTPKWNWNVSQEEHASSRASHTRQQLPLFEESPTSSETLKPQGQNTTDGALLSTRDSSLKLDLELRLGLEPQDSSPETGTRNFF; encoded by the coding sequence ATGGAATCTGATCATGATCAGCAAGCAGCAATATCTGAAAATCCCTCTGATGGGGAGGACCAAGGCGCAACTCACGTGACATCCAGGTCCTACGAATGCAACTTCTGCAGGAGGGGCTTCTCCAATGCACAAGCACTGGGGGGGCACATGAACATCCACAGAAAAGACAAAGCCAAGCTCAAGCAACAACAATCTTCAAATCAACCATCTTTGGACAAGGTTATCCCTCCACAGGATCAGACCAAGTCTGGTGAAGAACGGAACACGCCAAAATGGAATTGGAATGTGTCTCAAGAAGAACATGCCTCCTCTAGAGCATCTCACACAAGGCAACAGCTTCCACTCTTTGAAGAATCACCAACCAGCAGTGAAACACTGAAGCCACAAGGTCAAAATACCACTGATGGAGCTTTGTTATCTACCCGAGATTCATCGTTGAAGTTAGACCTTGAACTCAGACTCGGACTTGAACCACAGGATTCGTCACCAGAAACGGGTacaagaaattttttttga